The following is a genomic window from Bacillus sp. FJAT-52991.
TGATTCACAGTTTCTATTTGTATGTTTAGCCACTTTTTCCTTCACAGGATTCATACCTTCCGGACGCCCTTCATAAATCGCCCCACGAGAATCACACATGATGATGTTTTTTACACCGTAGCTAATTAACAGTTTAATAATAGCAATGCCTGCTGCTCCTGCACCGTTCGCAACTACTTTAATATCGGTCATTTGTCTGCCAGTCAGCTTCAATGCATTGATTAAGCCCGCTACTGTAACAATCGCCGTACCATGCTGATCATCGTGAAAAACAGGAATATTCGCTTCTTTCTTCAAGCGTTCTTCAATTTCAAAACAGTTTGGCGCAGCAATATCTTCTAGATTGATACCGCCAAATGTCGGCTCCATTAACTTCACTGCTTCAACAATTTTGTCAATGTCATTTGTATTTAAGCAGATCGGAAATGCATCGACACCAGCAAAGCTTTTAAATAGAACTGCTTTCCCTTCCATAACAGGCATAGCTGCTTCTGGACCAATATTTCCAAGTCCTAGCACAGCTGTTCCATCAGATACGACAGCTACAGTATTACCTTTTATTGTGTAGTCATAAACAGTTTCTGGTTTTTCATAAATTTCTTTGCAAGGTTCAGCTACACCTGGTGAATAAGCAAGACTTAAATCTTTAGCATTTTTCACCTCTGTTTTAATACCTGTAGACAATTTACCTTGATTGACTTTATGCATATGTAGTGCTTCTTCTCTAATCGACACTCTCGATCACTCCCTAATTTAAACAATCCATTCTTCATCTCTTAAGTGGTCAGACCACATTTTTTCCTATTACAAAACAATAAACTATGAAGAGAAGGTTGTAAAGTATTAATGTTACTTCAACACAACATGATCTTTTCCAACAGCCTTTTCTAACTGTGTCATTAGCTCCTCTGATGGCTTAATCCAATTCTTCTCTCTTAATTTCACCGTTTGATGAGTTCGTTCATAATGTAGTACAACGGGCGTCTGTCCTTGAAACCTTTGAAAGATGTGATGAACATCTTCAA
Proteins encoded in this region:
- a CDS encoding NADP-dependent malic enzyme yields the protein MSIREEALHMHKVNQGKLSTGIKTEVKNAKDLSLAYSPGVAEPCKEIYEKPETVYDYTIKGNTVAVVSDGTAVLGLGNIGPEAAMPVMEGKAVLFKSFAGVDAFPICLNTNDIDKIVEAVKLMEPTFGGINLEDIAAPNCFEIEERLKKEANIPVFHDDQHGTAIVTVAGLINALKLTGRQMTDIKVVANGAGAAGIAIIKLLISYGVKNIIMCDSRGAIYEGRPEGMNPVKEKVAKHTNRNCESGTLEDIIKEADVFIGVSVAGALTKEMVQTMNPDPIIFAMANPMPEIMPDEAKAAGAKVIGTGRSDFANQVNNVLAFPGIFRGALDVRATHINEKMKQAAVEAIAGLVSEAELNVDYVIPGPFDPRVAPAVAAAVAKAAMETGVARLKIDPEEIRERTMQLSVIGKGE